A single genomic interval of Coccidioides posadasii str. Silveira chromosome 1, complete sequence harbors:
- the SEC21 gene encoding coatomer subunit gamma (BUSCO:59795at4751~EggNog:ENOG410PIB8~COG:U~BUSCO:1576at33183), giving the protein MSYIKKDEDADQTMIKLDRTTVFQDARLFNSSPISPRKCRTLLTKIAVLLFTGEKFPTDEATTLFFGISKLFQNKDPSLRQMVYLILKELANTAQDVIMSTSIIMKDTTVGSDVVYRANSIRALCRIIDATTVQGIERLIKTAIVDKNPSVSSAALVSSYHLLPIAKDVVRRWQSETQEAAAGGKQSSGFLGFSSSSQHPPAISQTNHMTQYHAIGLLYNMRAHDKMALVKMVQQYGAAGAVKSPAALVLLVRLAAKLAADDQGLRKPMMQMLEGWLKHKHEMVNFEAARAICDMRDVTDAEAAQAVHILQLFLSSPRTTSRFAAIRILHSFASFKPHIVNTCNQDIESLISNPNRSIATFAITTLLKTGNEASVDRLMSQISGFMADITDEFKITVVEAIRTLCLKFPNKQAGMLTFLSGILRDEGGYEFKRSVVESMFDLIKFVPGSKEDALAHLCEFIEDCEFTKLAVRILHLLGIEGPKTSHPTKYIRYIYNRVVLENAAVRAAAVTALAKFGVGQKDPELRRSVYVLLRRCLDDVDDEVRDRAALNLRLIQSEDSMAERFIKNENMFALATFEHQLVMYVTATDKGTFSTAFDMSKVPVVSQEQALAEERTKKLTSATPTIRAPSTGPDRAKQNGAADSAKAAAAATEKYSEQLMQIPELKAYGALLKSSPPVELTERETEYVVTAVKHIFKEHIVLQYDIMNTLPDTVLEDVSVVATPSEDEEVLEEDFIVPTPKLMTNEPGIVYVAFKKVDDDTSFAATSFTNVLKFTSKEIDPTTGEPEETGYEDEYQVEDLDLVGSDYVIPAFSGSFDSIWDELATDGEESSETLQLSNMKGIQDATEQLIAALCLQPLEGCEVVLSNSTHTLKLYGNSITGGKVAALVRLAYTSRTGVTTKVTVRSEEEGLSSLVVASVA; this is encoded by the exons ATGAGTTACATTAAGAAGGATGAGGATGCGGACCAAACGATGATTAAGCTGGATAGGACCACGGTGTTTCAAGATG CACGATTATTCAATTCCTCCCCCATATCACCCCGAAAATGCCGGACGCTTTTAACGAAGATTGCGGTCTTACTCTTTACGGGGGAGAAATTCCCGACGGACGAGGCGACGACTCTTTTTTTCGGAATCTCGAAGTTGTTCCAAAACAAAGATCCGTCTCTCCGGCAGATGGTCTATCTCATATTGAAGGAATTGGCAAACACCGCTCAAGACGTTATTATGTCAACCTCTATAATTATGAAGGATACCACGGTGGGGAGTGATGTCGTTTACAGAGCCAACTCCATTCGCGCCCTGTGTCGTATTATAGAC GCCACCACCGTTCAAGGCATCGAACGACTTATAAAGACTGCCATTGTCGATAAGAACCCTTCGGTTTCATCAGCCGCGCTCGTATCTTCGTATCATCTGCTCCCTATTGCCAAGGACGTTGTGAGAAGGTGGCAGAGCGAGACACAAGAAGCCGCTGCGGGCGGGAAACAGTCGTCAGGCTTCCTCGGATTCTCGAGCAGTAGTCAGCATCCCCCGGCAATATCGCAAACGAACCATATGACCCAATATCATGCAATCGGATTGTTGTACAATATGCGGGCACATGACAAAATGGCTTTGGTCAAAATGGTTCAGCAATACGGTGCTGCAGGAGCCGTGAAGAGCCCGGCTGCTCTTGTATTGCTGGTGAGATTGGCGGCGAAGCTAGCCGCAGATGATCAAGGTTTGCGAAAACCAATGATGCAGATGTTGGAGGGCTGGTTAAAGCATAAGCACGAAATGGTCAACTTTGAGGCCGCGAGGGCAATTTGCGACATGCGAGATGTCACAGACGCGGAAGCGGCTCAAGCTGTGCATATTTTACAACTCTTCTTGTCCTCACCTCGGACCACCAGCAGATTCGCTGCTATTCGAATCCTCCACAGCTTCGCTTCGTTTAAGCCACACATTGTTAACACTTGCAATCAGGACATCGAGTCCTTGATTTCGAATCCCAACAGATCAATCGCGACGTTCGCTATCACGACACTCCTTAAGACTGGCAACGAAGCTAGTGTTGACCGTTTGATGTCTCAAATTTCCGGTTTCATGGCCGATATCACGGATGAATTCAAGATTACGGTCGTTGAAGCGATTCGAACTCTTTGCTTGAAATTCCCTAACAAACAAGCTGGCATGCTTACGTTCCTCAGCGGAATCCTCAGAGACGAGGGCGGTTACGAGTTTAAAAGAAGTGTGGTAGAAAGCATGTTTGACCTTATCAAATTCGTCCCAGGAAGTAAAGAAGATG CTCTGGCACACCTTTGCGAGTTCATCGAAGACTGTGAATTCACTAAACTAGCGGTCAGGATTTTACATCTTTTGGGAATCGAAGGCCCTAAAACGTCGCATCCTACGAAATATATCCGCTACATTTACAACAGGGTTGTCCTCGAAAATGCCGCTGTCCGTGCGGCTGCTGTCACAGCGCTTGCCAAGTTTGGCGTTGGTCAGAAAGATCCTGAACTGAGACGAAGCGTTTATGTGCTTCTCAGACGCTGCTTGGATGATGTTGATGATGAAGTCCGTGACCGTGCAGCCCTGAACTTAAGACTAATACAGTCTGAAGACAGTATGGCTGAACGGTTCATTAAGAACG AGAACATGTTCGCATTAGCCACATTCGAGCATCAACTCGTGATGTATGTCACAGCTACAGACAAGGGTACCTTTTCTACAGCTTTCGATATGTCCAAGGTCCCAGTTGTCTCCCAGGAGCAAGCATTAGCAGAGGAAAGAACCAAGAAATTAACTTCCGCTACTCCCACCATCCGAGCTCCATCCACGGGCCCTGACCGCGCCAAACAAAATGGCGCTGCTGATAGCGCAaaagctgctgctgctgctacAGAAAAATATTCCGAGCAACTTATGCAAATTCCCGAGCTCAAAGCCTATGGAGCGCTCCTCAAATCCTCGCCTCCTGTTGAACTCACCGAGAGGGAAACAGAGTATGTTGTCACTGCCGTCAAACATATCTTTAAGGAACATATTGTTTTGCAGTATGACATCATGAATACCCTGCCCGACACGGTACTTGAGGATGTCTCCGTTGTAGCCACTCCTTCGGAGGATGAGGAGGTCCTAGAAGAAGATTTCATTGTTCCGACGCCAAAGCTGATGACAAACGAGCCTGGCATTGTATACGTCGCATTCAAAAAAGTTGACGATGACACTAGCTTCGCAGCCACCTCTTTTACCAACGTGTTAAAGTTCACGAGTAAGGAAATCGACCCAACGACCGGTGAACCTGAGGAAACGGGCTACGAGGATGAGTACCAGGTTGAGGATCTCGATCTTGTGGGTAGCGACTATGTTATCCCTGCATTCTCGGGCAGTTTCGACAGCATATGGGACGAGCTAGCCACCGATGGCGAAGAGTCCAGCGAGACTTTACAGCTTTCCAACATGAAGGGTATTCAAG ATGCCACCGAACAACTTATCGCTGCTTTGTGCCTCCAACCTCTCGAGGGCTGTGAGGTCGTGCTGAGCAATAGCACTCACACACTCAAATTATACGGTAACTCAATAACGGGAGGCAAAGTCGCTGCACTCGTTCGCTTGGCGTATACTTCGAGGACCGGTGTAACGACTAAGGTGACAGTACGATCCGAGGAAGAAGGTCTATCTTCGCTTGTTGTTGCGTCTGTTGCGTAA